A portion of the Oncorhynchus clarkii lewisi isolate Uvic-CL-2024 chromosome 27, UVic_Ocla_1.0, whole genome shotgun sequence genome contains these proteins:
- the LOC139386140 gene encoding von Willebrand factor A domain-containing protein 5A-like isoform X1, translating to MVTCCGLVTVKNEPVPLKSIAVEVSVQGHVATVSSTLQYENQEQSPLEAIFVFPLPGEAAVCRFSAKIGQTEVVAEVQEKQKAQQQYDDALSSGQQAFLLEESDESPDVFKLSVGSLPPGEKASVSLDYVTELAVQADDGLRLCLAAVLNPRYQPQGSDSGSGGSAQVSSVPAGSVPYSLSLSAHVSSPHPISRVESNCPLDPLNYLNTEKTQATVSLAAGHQFDRDVELLLYYQDTHQPTAIVEAAQASAKPGSLMGDPVVMLSLYPEFPKDVMSSMTSHGEFLFVVDRSGSMECPMHLGSGSQDRISSARETLLLLLKSLPMGCYFNIIGFGSSYESFFPKSVEYSQKTMDEALQKVKEMRADLGGTEILQPLKHIYSQPCLPDQPRQLFLFTDGEVENTKEVLDLVKTNAGSHRCFSFGIGEGASTALISGVAKQARGHAQFITGQDRMQPKAMQSLRFALQPAVVDISVKWNVPKEVSVTPLSPPIRVLFQGHRALLYAQLTGERLGDTEGSVTVKYSLAKQPVENQLSFSLKPAEDTGMTVHRLGARTLIQSLEVEEREQDGGKEGVKEKVIELSVQSGVSSAFTAFIAVHKGDGEALQGQLLRRHVPTPMLDLRGCSLTDWDFSSSVLERDMKLSELDDRADQLMCSASEFVVGTKSMSAKKKAEGSLASRVKGFFSKQLGFFSKQGACEVLECDEDCDEEDFDSPAPTSKPMRDPLLQLISLQKASGSWVLEAALAEVLVKTEEEVSKPKPAQVDQEVWATVLALVWLYGFKMEAQEDWQFLAMKAVSWIQAQKVASVSECVQAGNTLLGCQVQKDTLGL from the exons ATGGTGACCTGCTGTGGATTGGTAACTGTCAAGAATGAACCAG tgCCTCTGAAGAGTATTGCTGTGGAAGTGAGTGTGCAGGGGCATGTGGCCACTGTGAGCTCCACTCTgcagtatgagaaccaggagcaGAGCCCTCTGGAGGCCATCTTTGTTTTCCCTCTGCCGGGAGAGGCTGCTGTCTGCAGGTTCAGCGCAAAGATAGGACAGACTGAGGTGGTGGCTGAGGTTCAGGAGAAACagaag GCACAGCAGCAGTATGATGATGCATTGAGTTCGGGCCAGCAGGCCTTCCTATTGGAGGAGAGTGATGAGAGCCCGGACGTGTTCAAGCTGAGTGTGGGCAGTCTGCCTCCAGGGGAGAAGGCCTCTGTCAGCCTGGACTATGTGACAGAGCTGGCTGTACAGGCTGACGACGGCCTGAGGCTCTGCCTGGCCGCCGTGCTCAACCCCCGTTACCAACCCCAGG GGTCAGACAGTGGTAGTGGTGGCAGTGCCCAGGTGTCCTCGGTGCCCGCTGGTTCTGTCCCCTACAGTCTGTCCCTCAGTGCCCATGTGTCGTCCCCTCATCCCATCTCTAGAGTAGAGTCCAACTGTCCCCTGGACCCACTCAACTACCTCAACACAGAGAAAACCCAAGCcacg GTCAGTCTGGCTGCAGGTCATCAGTTTGACCGGGATGTTGAGCTGTTGTTGTATTACCAAGACACCCACCAGCCTACTGCTATAGTAGAGGCAGCACAGGCTTCTGCCAAGccag gctctCTGATGGGTGACCCAGTGGTCATGCTGAGCTTGTACCCAGAGTTCCCCAAGGATGTGATGTCATCTATGACCTCACACGGGGAGTTCCTGTTCGTAGTGGATCGCTCTGGCAGCATGGAATGCCCCATGCACCTTGGGTCTGGGTCACAGGACCGTATTAGCAGTGCCagg GAAACTCTGCTGCTCTTGCTGAAAAGCCTGCCCATGGGCTGCTACTTCAACATCATCGGTTTTGGGTCCAGTTATGAGTCCTTCTTTCC TAAGAGTGTGGAGTACAGCCAGAAGACTATGGATGAGGCTCTGCAGAAGGTGAAAGAAATGAGGGCTGACCTGGGAGGTACAGAGATCCTCCAGCCTTTAAAACATATCTACAGCCAGCCctgcctccctgaccagcccagACAG CTCTTCTTGTTCACTGACGGTGAGGTGGAGAACACCAAGGAAGTCCTGGATCTGGTGAAGACGAATGCCGGTTCTCACAG GTGTTTCTCCTTTGGGATCGGGGAGGGGGCCAGCACTGCTCTCATTTCTGGGGTGGCCAAGCAGGCCAGAGGGCACGCACAGTTTatcacaggacaggacaggatgcaGCCCAAA GCGATGCAGTCTCTCCGGTTTGCCCTGCAGCCAGCTGTGGTGGACATCTCAGTCAAGTGGAATGTCCCAAAGGAGGTGTCTGTCACCCCTCTGTCTCCACCAATCAGAGTGCTCTTCCAGGGCCACAGGGCACTTCTGTATGCCCAGCTCACTGGGGAG AGATTGGGGGACACAGAGGGCTCGGTGACAGTGAAGTACAGCCTGGCCAAGCAGCCTGTTGAGAACCAGCTGAGCTTCAGTCTTAAGCCTGCAGAGGACACTGG aATGACCGTCCACAGGCTGGGTGCTCGAACCCTAATCCAATCCCTggaggtggaagagagggagcaggatggtgggaaggagggagtgaaagagaaggTGATAGAGCTCAGCGTCCAATCAGGAGTGAGCAGTGCCTTTACTGCCTTCATCGCCGTCCACAAAGGAGATGGAGAGGCCCTGCAAGGACAGCTGCTACGCAGACATGTCCCCACACCaa TGTTGGATCTAAGGGGATGTTCACTGACAG ATTGGGATTTTAGCAGTAGTGTACTTGAGCGCGATATGAAACTATCTGAACTCGATGACCGAGCTGATCAGCTTATGTGCTCTGCGTCAGAGTTTGTGGTCGGCACAAAGA GTATGTCTGCTAAAAAAAAGGCCGAAGGTTCGCTCGCCTCTAGGGTGAAGG GATTCTTCTCTAAACAAC TTGGATTCTTCTCTAAACAAG GTGCTTGTGAAGTATTAGAATGTGACGAAGACTGTGATGAAGAAG ACTTTGACTCTCCAGCCCCAACCTCTAAGCCTATGAGGgaccctctcctccagctgatCTCCCTTCAGAAGGCCTCTGGTTCCTGGGTCCTAGAGGCAGCATTGGCTGAGGTGCTGgtgaagacagaggaggaggtgtcCAAGCCAAAGCCTGCACAG GTGGACCAGGAGGTGTGGGCCACAGTTTTAGCCCTGGTATGGCTCTATGGTTTCAAGATGGAGGCTCAGGAGGATTGGCAGTTTCTGGCTATGAAGGCAGTATCATGGATTCAGGCTCAGAAAG TGGccagtgtgtctgagtgtgtccagGCTGGAAACACCCTTCTGGGTTGCCAAGTGCAGAAAGACACCCTGGGACTCTGA